The Chthoniobacterales bacterium nucleotide sequence GCATAGACAGCTCCGGCTGGCGCGCCGGGCACGCTCTGGCCGCGCTGGATGCGTTGAACCGAAGCTTTCCCGGTTCGCAGAAATGGCCGATCGTCTGCGCCGGTCAATCGGGCGGCGCGAAGAGGGCGAGCTATCTCGCGCCGCTCCTCGCGGCAGGCGGCTATCGCGTTGCCGGAATTTTTCTCGAGGGAATGAACGAGGAGAGAATCACTCAAGCCTATCAGCGGTTCACCCCGGGCCGTGACTTTCTCCGCACTCCTATTTTCCTCAGCAGCGGAGTGAAGGACAGAATCGCCACGCTCGATCAGCAAAACGCCGTGGAATACTCGATGCGACGAACGGGATTCACAAACATCCGGCACACGACCTTCCCGGGCGGGCACGAAGTGCGACCCGCCCAGCTGCAGGAAGCGCTCCGCTGGTTCCGGAAAGGATCGTAGACCAACTACCTGTTCGGCGTCAGCAGGTCCTTGCGCTTGATCTCGACGACATTATGGGACGGTATTGCTCCGGCCGTTCCTTCCTCCGCCCAATGTCCCGGCAGATTGCTGGATGTGCTTCTCGGTATCCAAACGAATCTCTTGAGGCCTTCCGCGAGGACCCGCCCTCGCACGTTGCCGTCCGGTCCCACCTGGATCGGGATATCGACTCCGGCAATAAGTTTGTCGCTCGGTATGTTGCTTTGGTTCGCCGAGCGCTTCGCTCCCTCGATCTTGATCGAATACGAAGTGGCCACAACCATTACGCTTCCCGTGGTCTCCTGAAGATCTTTCGCGGAACGCGCTCCCCAGACAAAGAGCGTGTAGGAGCCGGCAGGCAACGCCGAGAGGACAAAGTTTCCCTGAGCATCCGTAATGGCATGCTTTTTCGGGTTTTGTTTCAGGGCCACGTTGACTGCGGCGACACCGCCAGGTTCCTGGCCGCCATAACTCACTGCCGCCGCGAAAGCGGCGACGCAAAGCAGAATAGCACGCGTCATGTTCTTCATGACTTCAGAGAATAACGTGCCGCTCCCAAAAAACGAGCCTATTTAGTCGCCACGGTCTGAGTTGGACCCCTGCCCCCAGCTCCCAGCTTGCCAGTCCGCGCCCTTGCCGGTACAAGTTGGCAGAACGCATCGCATGAGACGTTCCATCTCAGTTCTGGTTTGCGCGCTCACGATGCTGGCCTCGGCGTCGGCCCAGCAGTTTGAGCTTTCGCTTGATAGCAGGGCCGCAGCGGAGGCTCTCACCCTGCCTCCGGACGATTTCTTCGATTCCCCCTACCGCCTGACTCCGCTCGACCGCGCCCTGCGCATTGTCGAGAAGCAAATTGAGGAGAAGCACGCCGCCGAAGCTCCCAAATCCGCGATCCAATTGTTTTGGGAGGCAGAATTCTGGAGTTCGCCTCTAATGAAATTGATCCCGGTCGGCGGCGGACCGCAACGCTATCCGGAGGACCCCTTCGTGATGGCGGATTATCTCACTGTCGCCCGGCGACAGAGTGATTATCAGCTCAAACTTTCCGACGAGAACACCCGCCTGTTCTTCAGCAAGTAGGATTGCCGACTCCGGAAGTACGTTCTCATGCACCTCAATCACATTCATGTGGCGGTGCGCGACCTGAGCGGGGCGCTCGACTGGCTCGAGCGGGTGTGGCAGGTCAAAGCGCAGTTTCAGAACGAGCGGATGGCGACGCTCATCTTTGGCGATTTCACGCTCATTCTGGATGCGGCCGAAGCGGACAGCCCAGCTACGATCGGGTTCGAGAGCGACGATTGCGACCGGGATTTCCGGAATGTCGTTGCGCGCGGCGCGGCGCCCATTGAGTCTCCTGAAAACAAACCATGGGGGATTCGATCCGCCTACCTTCAAGGACCCGGCCGGCTCAAATTCGAGATCGAGGGGCCATTGAAGTAGACGGCGCGGCACCCACGCACGACAAATTAGAATGGTATCGAACCTCGGGTCAGGAGCGCGGCGGAAAATAAAAGCTCGACATGTTTGTCCTTCTCCCGGTAATAATTACGTCGATTACGTGACCCGACGTTTCAA carries:
- a CDS encoding VOC family protein; this encodes MHLNHIHVAVRDLSGALDWLERVWQVKAQFQNERMATLIFGDFTLILDAAEADSPATIGFESDDCDRDFRNVVARGAAPIESPENKPWGIRSAYLQGPGRLKFEIEGPLK